Proteins found in one Oculatellaceae cyanobacterium genomic segment:
- a CDS encoding PIG-L deacetylase family protein, which translates to MNDILESNFKSSSNQPTVMTVYAHADDEVLPAAGTLRMMSEAGWQIHCLFLTNGNYSSSEIKGKRLQEAEEARQVIGAINEYYEFEEGNLPKQGIIKTVEKAIQRLQPTLIITHAPQPEKYGHGDHEVCSIAVANVATRKNIPIWYSAPPVFMRGFEPNFFVDISEVIEEKIAAINRYESEQEKTFMQLDAILVLARFWARELGQKDGYFEAFQIERHCVDGNFFRALSRENSLSITKTKINFS; encoded by the coding sequence ATGAACGATATTTTAGAATCCAATTTTAAGTCTTCATCTAATCAGCCAACTGTAATGACAGTTTACGCTCATGCTGATGATGAAGTACTGCCTGCTGCTGGTACACTGCGAATGATGTCAGAGGCTGGATGGCAAATCCATTGTTTATTTTTAACCAATGGTAATTATTCTAGCTCTGAAATTAAAGGCAAACGTCTACAAGAAGCTGAAGAAGCTAGACAGGTTATTGGTGCAATTAATGAATACTATGAATTTGAAGAAGGTAACTTACCAAAGCAAGGGATAATTAAAACTGTAGAAAAAGCTATTCAACGCCTACAACCAACCCTCATTATTACTCATGCGCCACAACCAGAAAAATATGGACATGGAGATCATGAGGTGTGCTCGATTGCTGTCGCCAATGTAGCTACGCGCAAAAATATTCCTATCTGGTATTCAGCGCCACCCGTATTTATGCGGGGTTTTGAACCCAACTTTTTTGTAGATATTAGTGAAGTAATAGAAGAAAAGATTGCAGCTATTAATCGTTATGAGTCAGAACAAGAAAAAACTTTCATGCAATTAGACGCAATTTTAGTATTAGCTAGATTTTGGGCGAGAGAGTTAGGTCAAAAAGATGGATATTTTGAAGCATTTCAAATTGAGCGTCATTGTGTTGATGGCAACTTTTTCCGAGCTTTAAGCCGTGAAAATAGTTTAAGTATTACCAAAACAAAAATTAATTTTAGTTAA
- a CDS encoding threo-3-hydroxy-L-aspartate ammonia-lyase, with protein MNVDRKYSHRYNVVAQAKLPVCYADVEAAALRLENQVHRTPVITSSNINERTNSRVFFKSENFQRTGSFKFRGAYNALAQLSTASHQQGVVTFSSGNHAQAIALAGKLLDIPTTIFMPDDAPVVKQNATRGYGAEVILYNRLETNREELAEKLARDRNLTIIPPYDHPHIVAGQGTAAKELIEEVGNLDLLLVCCGGGGLLSGSAIAAKALSPNCRVIGVEPQQADDATRSFYTQTLQTINNPNTIADGARTPYLGNITFPLVLHYVDDMVTVSEEAILRTMFYLWERLKIVVEPTGALAAAALLECVISMPDAKIGVIISGGNVDLAQVGKLFS; from the coding sequence ATGAATGTAGATAGAAAATATAGCCATAGATATAATGTTGTTGCTCAGGCAAAATTACCCGTTTGTTATGCCGATGTAGAAGCAGCAGCATTACGTCTAGAAAATCAAGTACACCGAACACCAGTTATTACTTCTAGTAATATTAATGAACGCACAAACAGTAGGGTATTTTTTAAGAGTGAAAATTTTCAGCGTACAGGTTCATTTAAATTTCGGGGTGCTTATAATGCTTTAGCGCAGCTATCAACAGCATCTCATCAGCAAGGTGTGGTAACTTTTTCATCGGGGAATCATGCACAAGCGATCGCACTTGCAGGTAAACTCCTAGATATTCCAACTACAATTTTCATGCCAGATGATGCCCCAGTAGTCAAGCAAAATGCTACTCGTGGTTATGGGGCAGAAGTAATTTTGTATAATCGGTTGGAAACTAATCGGGAAGAATTGGCTGAAAAATTGGCACGCGATCGCAATTTGACAATAATTCCTCCCTACGATCATCCCCATATAGTAGCTGGACAAGGTACAGCAGCAAAAGAATTAATCGAAGAAGTTGGGAATTTAGATTTACTATTAGTTTGCTGTGGTGGCGGTGGGTTATTATCTGGTAGTGCGATCGCAGCTAAGGCATTATCACCAAATTGTCGCGTTATTGGTGTAGAACCACAACAAGCAGATGATGCAACGCGATCGTTTTATACTCAAACCCTACAAACTATTAATAATCCGAATACTATTGCTGATGGTGCTAGAACACCATACTTAGGAAATATTACTTTTCCTTTAGTACTACATTATGTTGATGACATGGTAACTGTATCTGAAGAAGCAATTCTGCGGACAATGTTTTATTTATGGGAACGTTTAAAAATTGTGGTGGAACCCACAGGCGCTTTAGCTGCTGCGGCTTTATTAGAATGTGTGATTAGTATGCCTGATGCCAAAATCGGGGTAATTATTAGTG